The Campylobacter sp. CN_NE2 genome contains a region encoding:
- the era gene encoding GTPase Era — protein MKSGFVSLIGRTNAGKSSFLNYILGEKISLVSHKVNATRRKINGIVMHGDDQIIFVDTPGLHESNKMMNKIMVEVALNAIGDSDLVLFLAPIHDSTENYEKFLNLHNGVNHIVLLTKIDEANDEKIVKKLSEYQKFQDKFGAIIPINIKKNVFKRQILDEICKFLPEHEYFYDPELISSTNLRDIYRDFILESIFENTNSELPYSTDVIIEKVNETPNLISIYAKIITDTQSHKQILIGKNGDTIKRIGIKSKKLISAFSKVKIYVKLSVFVKKSWKNDENSIKSHFIY, from the coding sequence ATGAAAAGTGGATTTGTTAGTCTAATCGGTCGCACAAATGCAGGGAAAAGCTCATTTTTAAACTACATTTTGGGCGAAAAAATTTCGCTTGTCTCACACAAAGTAAATGCAACGCGCCGTAAAATCAACGGAATAGTTATGCACGGCGACGACCAAATTATATTTGTCGATACGCCGGGACTGCATGAGAGCAATAAAATGATGAATAAAATCATGGTTGAGGTTGCACTAAATGCGATCGGGGATAGCGATTTGGTGCTATTTTTAGCACCAATCCACGATAGCACTGAAAATTATGAAAAGTTTTTAAATTTGCATAATGGTGTAAATCATATCGTGCTTTTAACTAAGATTGATGAAGCAAATGACGAAAAAATCGTGAAAAAACTAAGTGAATATCAAAAATTCCAAGATAAATTTGGCGCAATAATACCTATAAATATTAAAAAAAATGTTTTCAAACGCCAAATTTTAGATGAAATTTGCAAATTTTTGCCAGAACATGAGTATTTTTATGACCCCGAACTCATAAGCAGCACAAATTTAAGGGATATTTATAGGGATTTTATCCTTGAAAGTATCTTTGAAAACACAAACAGCGAACTTCCGTATTCGACAGATGTTATCATAGAAAAAGTAAATGAAACTCCAAATTTAATTTCAATTTATGCCAAAATTATAACTGATACGCAATCTCATAAACAGATTTTAATCGGTAAAAACGGCGATACAATCAAGCGAATAGGCATAAAATCGAAAAAGTTAATTTCAGCTTTTTCTAAGGTTAAAATTTATGTCAAATTAAGCGTTTTTGTTAAAAAATCGTGGAAAAACGACGAAAATAGCATAAAAAGCCATTTTATCTATTGA
- the hslU gene encoding HslU--HslV peptidase ATPase subunit, with the protein MMTPREIVKNLDDYVIGQSKAKKVIAVALRNRYRRMQLDDEMKNEIIPKNILMIGSTGVGKTEIARRLSKMFGLPFIKVEASKYTEVGFVGRDVESMVRDLVSAAINLVRSEEFEKNKEKIDEYIEKKILEKLLPPLPRGASEEKNADYAKSYEKMATKFKNGDLDDLMIEIEISENTFEANSNLPPEMANMQESFIKVIGISSKKSKKEMKIKDAKVALRNEASDKILDIERIKAEAVRRSENEGIIFIDEIDKVAVSANSGSRQDPSKEGVQRDLLPIVEGSSVSTKYGNINTDHILFIAAGAFHISKPSDLIPELQGRFPLRVELDSLDENALCEILTKPKNSLIKQYIALLATEGVELEFSDSGIKAIAKNAAKTNEKVEDIGARRLHTVMEKVLEDISYEADGFKGQKVVIDDKFVDEKLDEIVKDEDLAKYIL; encoded by the coding sequence ATGATGACACCAAGAGAAATAGTAAAAAATTTAGACGATTATGTAATCGGTCAAAGTAAAGCCAAAAAGGTTATCGCAGTAGCACTTCGCAATCGCTATCGCCGAATGCAACTAGATGATGAGATGAAAAATGAGATAATCCCAAAAAATATCTTAATGATAGGCTCGACGGGCGTTGGAAAAACTGAAATAGCGCGAAGACTTTCAAAGATGTTTGGTTTGCCTTTTATCAAAGTCGAAGCTAGCAAATACACAGAAGTCGGCTTTGTGGGACGAGATGTCGAATCTATGGTTAGGGATTTGGTAAGTGCAGCTATAAATTTGGTGCGAAGCGAAGAATTTGAAAAAAACAAAGAAAAAATCGATGAATATATAGAAAAGAAAATTTTAGAAAAACTTCTTCCGCCACTACCGCGTGGAGCAAGTGAAGAAAAAAACGCTGATTATGCTAAAAGTTATGAAAAAATGGCAACTAAATTTAAAAACGGCGATTTAGATGATTTGATGATTGAGATTGAAATCAGCGAAAATACATTTGAAGCAAATTCAAATTTACCGCCTGAAATGGCAAATATGCAAGAAAGTTTTATCAAAGTCATCGGTATAAGCAGTAAAAAAAGCAAAAAAGAGATGAAAATCAAAGACGCAAAAGTGGCTCTTAGAAACGAAGCAAGTGATAAAATTTTAGATATAGAGCGCATAAAGGCAGAAGCCGTGCGAAGAAGCGAAAATGAAGGTATTATTTTTATCGACGAGATCGATAAAGTCGCTGTGAGTGCAAATTCGGGCTCTCGCCAAGATCCTAGCAAAGAGGGCGTTCAAAGAGATTTGCTTCCTATCGTAGAAGGTTCGAGCGTTAGCACAAAATATGGAAATATCAATACAGACCACATTTTATTTATCGCAGCAGGGGCGTTTCATATAAGCAAACCAAGCGATTTGATTCCTGAGCTTCAAGGTAGATTTCCTTTGCGTGTAGAGCTTGATAGTTTGGACGAAAATGCGCTTTGTGAAATTTTAACAAAACCAAAAAATTCGTTAATCAAACAATATATCGCGCTTCTTGCCACAGAGGGTGTAGAGCTTGAATTTAGTGATAGCGGAATAAAAGCGATTGCAAAAAATGCCGCAAAAACAAACGAAAAAGTCGAAGATATAGGCGCTAGAAGACTTCATACGGTGATGGAAAAAGTGCTTGAAGATATTAGCTATGAAGCCGACGGATTTAAAGGTCAAAAAGTGGTAATCGATGATAAATTTGTCGATGAAAAGCTTGATGAAATCGTCAAAGATGAAGATTTAGCGAAGTATATATTATAA
- the hslV gene encoding ATP-dependent protease subunit HslV, producing MFEATTILAYKGKNASVIGGDGQVTFGNTVLKGKATKIRKIGKDESVLAGFAGSTADAFNLFDMFEKCLDNAKGELLKAVVEFSKEWRKDKYLRKLEAMMIVIDRKHIFLLSGTGDVVEPDDGKIVAIGSGGNYALSAARALDKFGNLNEEELVKESLKIAAEICIYTNENIKTYAIWDNK from the coding sequence ATGTTTGAAGCTACAACCATACTTGCCTACAAAGGCAAAAATGCTTCTGTTATCGGCGGAGACGGGCAGGTTACATTTGGAAACACCGTTTTAAAAGGAAAAGCGACCAAAATTCGCAAAATAGGCAAAGATGAGAGCGTTTTAGCAGGGTTTGCAGGAAGCACGGCTGATGCGTTTAATCTTTTTGATATGTTTGAAAAATGCCTTGATAACGCAAAAGGCGAACTTTTAAAAGCCGTTGTCGAATTTAGCAAAGAGTGGCGAAAAGATAAATATTTGCGAAAACTTGAAGCCATGATGATAGTTATCGATAGAAAGCATATTTTCTTACTAAGCGGCACGGGCGATGTCGTCGAACCGGATGACGGAAAAATCGTCGCAATCGGAAGCGGTGGAAACTACGCTTTAAGCGCAGCTAGGGCTTTAGATAAATTTGGAAATTTAAATGAAGAAGAACTAGTCAAAGAGAGCCTAAAAATAGCGGCTGAAATTTGCATTTATACAAATGAAAACATTAAAACTTATGCAATCTGGGACAATAAATAA
- the rplI gene encoding 50S ribosomal protein L9: MKVLLIKDVKGLGKAGEIKEVKDGYGNNFLIGKGFALAATTEVLRKFEAGKRKEAELKQSEIETLNLLKTQLEKVRVKVAKQVGENGGLFGAVTKDDIANALKEQKGFEVDKKILEFGTIKTTGIYDVSAKFKHGISAKFEIEVVGL; this comes from the coding sequence ATGAAAGTTTTACTTATAAAAGATGTCAAAGGGCTTGGAAAAGCAGGGGAAATCAAAGAAGTAAAAGACGGATACGGAAATAATTTTTTAATCGGAAAAGGCTTTGCACTGGCTGCTACAACCGAAGTTTTGCGTAAATTTGAAGCAGGAAAAAGAAAAGAAGCCGAGCTTAAACAAAGTGAAATCGAAACACTAAATTTGCTAAAAACTCAGCTTGAAAAAGTGCGTGTAAAGGTGGCAAAACAAGTCGGCGAAAATGGCGGACTTTTTGGAGCTGTTACCAAAGATGACATCGCAAATGCCCTAAAAGAGCAAAAAGGCTTTGAAGTCGATAAAAAAATCTTGGAATTTGGCACTATCAAAACCACAGGAATTTACGATGTGAGTGCTAAATTTAAACACGGCATAAGTGCTAAATTTGAAATCGAAGTGGTAGGTTTGTAA
- a CDS encoding argininosuccinate synthase: MAEKNSVKKVVLAYSGGLDTSIILKWLGDNYGCEVVTFTADIGQNEDLAPVKDKALKLGIKAENIFIEDLREEFVRDYVFPMFRANAIYEGEYLLGTSIARPLIAKRLVEIANKTGADAISHGATGKGNDQVRFELGAYALKPDIKVIAPWREWDLNSREKLLAYASKHGIEIVKKAGKSPYSMDANLLHISYEGLVLEDPNHAPEDDMWRWTTDPKKAPNESEIIEIEYKNGDPVALNGKKLKPHEMLNELNNLGAKHGIGRLDIVENRFVGMKSRGCYETPGGTIMLKAHRAIESITIDRGAAHLKDELMPKYAELIYNGFWFSPERIMLQALIDKSQECVNGTVRLELYKGSVSVIGRESKSDSLFNVDFSTFEEDAVYNQKDAEGFIKLNALRFIIAGKSGRKF, from the coding sequence ATGGCAGAAAAAAATAGCGTAAAAAAGGTAGTTTTGGCATATTCCGGTGGGCTAGATACTAGCATTATTTTAAAATGGCTTGGCGATAACTATGGTTGCGAAGTGGTTACTTTCACAGCAGACATCGGTCAGAACGAAGACCTAGCGCCCGTAAAAGACAAAGCCCTAAAACTAGGCATAAAAGCAGAAAATATTTTTATCGAAGATTTGCGAGAAGAATTCGTCCGCGACTATGTTTTCCCTATGTTTAGGGCAAATGCGATTTATGAGGGCGAGTATCTGCTAGGAACTAGTATCGCTAGACCGCTTATTGCAAAAAGACTTGTCGAAATCGCAAATAAAACAGGGGCTGATGCTATCAGCCACGGAGCTACCGGCAAAGGAAACGACCAAGTCCGCTTTGAGCTTGGAGCTTATGCGTTAAAACCTGATATAAAGGTTATCGCACCATGGCGTGAGTGGGATTTAAATAGTCGTGAAAAACTTTTAGCATACGCTAGCAAACATGGCATAGAAATCGTAAAAAAAGCAGGAAAATCGCCGTATTCGATGGATGCAAATTTGCTTCATATTTCGTATGAAGGACTAGTTTTAGAAGATCCAAACCACGCCCCGGAAGATGATATGTGGCGATGGACAACCGATCCTAAAAAAGCACCAAATGAGAGTGAAATCATCGAAATCGAGTATAAAAATGGCGATCCTGTCGCATTAAACGGCAAAAAACTAAAACCACACGAAATGCTAAATGAGCTAAATAATCTTGGTGCAAAACACGGCATAGGCAGACTTGACATCGTCGAAAATCGCTTCGTCGGTATGAAAAGCAGGGGTTGTTACGAAACTCCGGGCGGAACGATAATGCTAAAAGCTCACAGAGCGATTGAAAGTATTACGATTGATAGAGGTGCCGCTCACCTAAAAGACGAACTTATGCCAAAATATGCCGAGTTAATCTACAACGGCTTTTGGTTTAGCCCTGAACGCATTATGCTTCAAGCTTTGATAGATAAATCGCAAGAGTGCGTAAATGGCACCGTTAGGCTTGAACTTTACAAAGGAAGCGTAAGCGTAATAGGCAGAGAAAGCAAAAGTGATAGTCTTTTCAATGTCGATTTTAGCACATTTGAAGAAGATGCAGTTTATAACCAAAAAGACGCAGAAGGCTTTATCAAACTAAATGCTTTGCGTTTTATCATCGCAGGAAAAAGCGGTCGAAAATTCTAA
- a CDS encoding McrC family protein has protein sequence MNSLQIAEWQRFGENEISGVIGSEKAKKAFAELVDFAHGYGNDKFIGFVNSHTLKAKNFVGLIQTKSGFVLEILPKIFEKDDEFDSKKSRDLLFKMLKTLKNSPFKRTQMANLKAKNFPLLEIFAIMFLDELDIIIKSGIKNNYVEISQNRHFLKGKLLFNEHLKANLIHKERFYTNADEFIANIPENRIIVSALNLLFKFGFSAKTTARLANAKFVFSDILESKNLSADFSKCQSSRHFSRYEIALAWCKIFLKNESFTQYSGSDKAFALLFDMNLLFESFVADYFKKHSEFEIKTQNSSKYLLADNGGENLFKMRPDILAIKGENTIILDTKWKIIKSIKDDISQSDLYQIFAYAEKYKSQKNVLIYPKIGKKDDLKYFYKANKKELQILFFEIFDENAINSQIQKILNTEKM, from the coding sequence ATGAATAGTTTGCAAATTGCCGAGTGGCAAAGATTTGGCGAAAATGAAATATCTGGCGTAATTGGAAGCGAAAAAGCTAAAAAAGCCTTTGCTGAGCTTGTGGATTTCGCTCACGGCTACGGCAACGATAAATTTATCGGTTTTGTAAATTCGCATACCTTAAAAGCTAAAAATTTCGTCGGCTTAATCCAAACCAAAAGCGGTTTTGTTTTGGAGATTTTGCCAAAAATTTTTGAAAAAGATGATGAATTTGATAGCAAAAAATCCCGAGATTTGCTTTTTAAAATGCTAAAAACGCTTAAAAATTCGCCGTTTAAACGGACACAAATGGCAAATTTAAAAGCCAAAAACTTTCCGCTCTTAGAAATTTTTGCAATTATGTTCTTAGATGAACTTGATATAATCATAAAAAGTGGTATCAAAAACAACTATGTCGAAATCAGCCAAAACAGGCACTTTTTAAAAGGAAAATTACTTTTTAACGAGCATTTAAAGGCAAATTTAATCCACAAAGAGAGATTTTATACAAACGCCGATGAATTTATAGCAAATATACCTGAAAATCGCATTATCGTAAGTGCGTTAAATTTGCTTTTTAAATTTGGTTTTAGCGCTAAAACAACGGCAAGATTAGCAAATGCGAAATTTGTTTTTTCTGATATTTTAGAGAGCAAAAATTTAAGCGCAGATTTCTCAAAATGCCAAAGCTCACGCCATTTTAGCAGATATGAAATCGCCCTTGCGTGGTGCAAAATTTTCCTAAAAAACGAAAGTTTTACGCAGTATAGCGGAAGCGATAAGGCTTTTGCCCTGCTTTTTGATATGAATTTGCTTTTTGAGAGCTTTGTGGCGGACTATTTTAAAAAACATAGCGAATTTGAGATAAAAACGCAAAATTCGAGTAAGTATCTTTTGGCGGATAACGGCGGAGAGAATTTGTTTAAAATGCGACCCGATATTTTGGCGATTAAAGGCGAAAATACTATAATTTTGGATACAAAATGGAAAATCATAAAAAGCATAAAAGATGATATTTCGCAGAGCGATTTGTATCAGATTTTTGCTTATGCCGAAAAATATAAAAGTCAAAAAAATGTTTTGATTTATCCAAAAATAGGGAAAAAAGATGATTTAAAATACTTTTATAAAGCAAATAAAAAGGAATTGCAAATTTTGTTTTTTGAAATTTTTGATGAAAATGCGATAAATTCACAGATACAAAAAATTTTAAATACAGAAAAAATGTAA